A single genomic interval of Cucumis sativus cultivar 9930 chromosome 5, Cucumber_9930_V3, whole genome shotgun sequence harbors:
- the LOC101206233 gene encoding multiple inositol polyphosphate phosphatase 1 → MAIVLLIFLFLFTNSKGEEITFNVKQHLSTVTRYGTSKGGRNSNHASAPPDGCIPIHLNLVARHGTRAPTTKRIKELNNLENELKKLLGSNVGNDDHLFSLPSWLKDWKSPWAAKINGGELIPEGEKELYDLGIRTRKLFSDLFSDPYNSDIYTIKATQVARASASAVAFGMGLFSGNGNLGSDRHRAFSVVTESRANDTMLRFFDRCHKYEDYKKRKKPKVKKLIKDPVLDDITKSLTARYGLNFTQNHTSTLWFLCKQEASLFDITDQACGLFTPSEVALLEWMDDTEVFKLKGYGSSLNYRMGVHLLTDIVNSMDNATKARERKQVPGTYEKASFRFSHAETLIPFTCLLGLFLEDEEDFKHIQNQECLELPPRPPATRNWKVSDVAPFAGNNMLVLYSCHVANSSDEYFVRVLHNEEPIAMPGCDGSDFCSFEKFKNKIVAPHVKYDFHTLCNVNKEESLVTPKPNCQQEHTSSNTCKTM, encoded by the exons ATGGCGATTgttcttcttattttcttgtttctatTCACTAATTCAAAAGGCGAAGAGATAACATTCAATGTAAAGCAACATCTGTCCACTGTTACCAG ATATGGTACATCGAAAGGTGGTCGAAATAGTAACCATGCTTCTGCTCCTCCGGATGGATGCATTCCAATTCACTTAAATCTTGTG GCAAGACATGGAACTCGTGCTCCAACCACAAAAAGGATCAAAGAGTTAAACAACTTGGAAAATGAATTGAAGAAACTTTTAGGATCTAATGTAGGAAATGACGATCActtattttctcttccttcctGGTTGAAGGATTGGAAATCTCCTTGGGCTGCAAAAATTAATGGTGGAGAATTAATCCCCGAAGGAGAGAAAGAATTGTACGATCTCGGAATCCGAACCAGAAAATTGTTCTCTGACTTGTTCAGCGATCCTTACAACTCCGATATATACACAATCAAAGCAACTCAG GTTGCTCGAGCATCAGCTAGTGCTGTGGCATTCGGTATGGGGCTATTCAGTGGGAATGGAAATCTTGGTTCAGATCGTCATCGAGCTTTTTCTGTTGTTACTGAGAGTCGTGCCAACGATACCATGCTTAGGTTTTTCGATCGGTGTCACAAATATGag GATTACAAGAAGCGTAAGAAACCTAAAGTTAAGAAGCTTATTAAGGATCCTGTACTTGATGATATAACTAAGTCACTCACTGCACGTTATGGTCTAAATTTTACCCAAAATCACACTTCAACTCTTTGGTTTCTTTGTAAGCAG GAGGCATCCTTATTTGATATAACGGATCAAGCTTGTGGACTGTTCACCCCTTCTGAG GTTGCTTTGTTGGAGTGGATGGATGATACGGAGGTGTTTAAATTGAAGGGTTATGGCAGttcattaaattatagaaTGGGAGTTCATTTGCTGACAGATATTGTTAACTCTATGGACAACGCTACTAAAGCGAGAGAAA GAAAACAAGTTCCCGGAACCTATGAGAAGGCAAGCTTTCGTTTTTCTCACGCTGAAACTTTGATTCCATTCACATGTTTGCTCGGGCTCTTccttgaagatgaagaag ATTTTAAACATATTCAAAACCAAGAGTGTTTAGAGCTTCCTCCACGGCCTCCAGCTACTAGAAACTGGAAGGTAAGTGATGTTGCACCTTTTGCTGGGAATAACATGTTGGTTCTCTATAGCTGCCATGTGGCTAACTCGTCCGACGAGTACTTTGTTCGAGTCTTGCATAATGAAGAACCCATAGCAATGCCG GGTTGTGATGGTTCAGATTTTTGCTCCTTCGAAAAGTTCAAG AATAAAATTGTGGCTCCTCATGTCAAGTATGATTTCCACACATTGTGCAATGTGAATAAGGAAGAGTCACTAGTGACACCGAAACCAA ATTGTCAACAGGAGCATACATCCAGTAATACATGTAAAACGATGTAA
- the LOC105435467 gene encoding 40S ribosomal protein S4-3 yields MARGLKKHLKRLNAPKHWMLDKLGGAFAPKPSSGPHKSRECLPLILILRNRLKYALTYREVIAILMQRHVLVDAKVRTDKTYPAGFMDVVSIPKTSENFRLLYDTKGRFRLHSIRDEEAKFKLCKVRSVQFGQKGIPYLNTYDGRTIRYPDPLIKANDTIKLDLESNKIADFIKFDVGNVVMVTGGRNRGRVGVIKNREKHKGSFETIHIQDATGHEFATRLGNVFTIGKGTKPWVSLPKGKGIKLTIIEEARKRLASQSAVTA; encoded by the exons ATG GCGAGGGGTTTGAAGAAACACTTGAAGAGGCTTAATGCTCCCAAGCATTGGATGCTCGACAAACTTGGTGGTGCATTt GCCCCAAAACCTTCATCAGGACCTCACAAATCAAGGGAATGTCTCCCATTAATCCTCATATTGCGAAACCGATTGAAATATGCTCTCACATACCGTGAGGTTATTGCAATTTTGATGCAACGCCATGTTTTGGTTGATGCCAAGGTCAGGACTGATAAGACCTATCCAGCTGGTTTCATGG ATGTTGTGTCCATTCCCAAAACAAGCGAGAATTTCCGGCTTCTTTACGACACTAAAGGTCGTTTCCGTCTTCACTCAATCAGGGATGAAGAGGCTAAG TTCAAGCTTTGTAAGGTACGCTCAGTGCAGTTTGGGCAGAAGGGAATTCCTTATCTGAACACATATGATGGGCGTACAATCCGTTACCCTGACCCTCTAATCAAGGCAAACGACACCATCAAGTTGGATCTCGAGTCAAACAAAATTGCTGATTTCATTAAGTTTGACGTAGGAAATGTTGTGATGGTGACTGGTGGAAGAAACAGAGGGCGAGTGGGAGTAATTAAGAACAGAGAGAAGCACAAGGGAAGCTTTGAGACAATTCACATTCAGGATGCAACTGGGCATGAATTTGCCACTCGGCTTGGCAATGTGTTTACAATCGGGAAGGGGACAAAGCCATGGGTGTCCCTCCCTAAGGGCAAGGGTATCAAACTAACCATCATTGAAGAAGCCAGGAAGAGGCTTGCTAGCCAATCAGCAGTCACCGCTTAA
- the LOC101205988 gene encoding multiple inositol polyphosphate phosphatase 1-like, whose amino-acid sequence MDFVFGQARHGTRAPTTKRIKELNNLENELKKLLGANVGNDDHLFSLPSWLKDWKSPWAAKINGGELIPEGEKELYDLGIQTKKLFSDLFIDPYNSDIYTIKATQVARASASAVAFGMGLFSGNGSLGSDRHRAFSVVTESRANDTMLRFFDRCHKYEDYKKDQKPKVEELKEPVLVDITKSVTARYGLKFTPKHISTLWFLCKQEASLFDTTDQACGLFTPSEVALLEWTDDMEVFILKGYGNSLNYRMGVHLLEDVVNSMDKAIYNKESTYIHTYTYIHIHILYIHTYTYIYTYIYILHTYTS is encoded by the exons atggattttgtttttggtcaGGCAAGACACGGAACTCGTGCTCCAACCACAAAAAGGATCAAAGAGTTAAACAACTTGGAAAATGAATTGAAGAAACTTTTAGGAGCTAATGTAGGAAATGACGATCActtattttctcttccttcctGGTTGAAGGATTGGAAATCTCCTTGGGCTGCAAAAATTAATGGTGGAGAATTAATCCCCGAAGGAGAGAAAGAATTGTACGATCTCGGAATCCAAACCAAAAAATTGTTCTCTGACTTGTTCATCGATCCTTACAACTCCGATATATACACAATCAAAGCAACTCAG GTTGCTCGAGCATCAGCTAGTGCTGTGGCATTCGGTATGGGGCTATTCAGTGGGAATGGAAGTCTTGGTTCAGATCGTCATCGAGCTTTTTCTGTTGTTACTGAGAGTCGTGCCAACGATACCATGCTTAGGTTTTTCGATCGGTGTCACAAATATGag GATTACAAGAAGGATCAGAAACCTAAAGTTGAGGAGCTTAAGGAACCTGTACTTGTTGATATAACTAAGTCAGTCACTGCACGTTATGGTCTAAAATTTACCCCAAAACACATTTCAACTTTGTGGTTTCTTTGTAAGCAG GAGGCATCCTTATTTGACACAACGGATCAAGCCTGTGGACTGTTCACCCCTTCTGAG GTTGCTTTGTTGGAGTGGACGGATGATATGGAGGTGTTTATATTGAAGGGTTATGgaaattcattaaattataGGATGGGAGTTCATTTGTTGGAAGATGTTGTTAACTCCATGGACAAAGCTATCTACAACAAAGAAagtacatatatacatacatatacatacatacatatacatatactatatatacatacatatacatatatatacacatatatatatatattacacacATACACATCTTAA